In the genome of Cryptomeria japonica chromosome 8, Sugi_1.0, whole genome shotgun sequence, one region contains:
- the LOC131032283 gene encoding receptor-like protein EIX2 has translation MPTLVESEQRCLNWEVQSLLAFKSGLDDPAGRLASWNASSSCCEWSGVLCSTQTGHVIAVDIHNSGSTGDPQSLTGFFHPALFELRDLEYLDVSSNNFTDHSIPLELGMLKKLRYLNLSTAGFAGSLPWQLGNLSSLRVLDLTSSSSSTLSSSDISWLSNLTALQDLSFDYIDLSAIKKDSWALSVSHLSHLKNLTMSDCGLTGAVPAPLQNLTSLEILHLDGNLFYSEFPSWVTNMTSLVSLQMTGSHLNGSLPFELSNLPHIKNVYLGSNEISANVSQIFAGQWKSLILFQMPSNDLQGSIPSSIDNISSLVHLDLKDNSLKGEIPNSLGLLPSLRKLDLSYNSLTGPIPISLGQLSKLTFISLTNNDLSGEITESHFSSMRSLKYLDLSNNELSLNAIISNWTPPFQLQVMRLSHCKLDGAFPPFLQNQHSTQELNLSNNTLRGHIPSWLWNLPLLEEIVLAHNELDGLIPPELYNVSSLKHVDLRDNRLQGNLPIPPSSAAGFPPALDLSINNIMGTIATQICAMLRSSRFLSLASNKLEGQVPPCICETEQSLEVLDLSDNKLSGKLPSTVGNCSLLRVLNVGNNELQGEIPSELGKLMQLQVLHMNDNSLVGQIPLSLQNCSNIEILDLSSNSISGSVPQWIGSLSKLRILVLRSNDLQGEIPIQVCYLQNLQILDLAMNRLQGTIPAHLSNLTAIKSGNLSSSVPTVLRYGEYYKEEVYLMVKGAERAYKYILSTVTSIDLSTNSLSGEIPGALGDLQSLQNLNLSCNQFSGIIPDEIGNLVNLEALDVSSNRMSGRIPVTLSQLSFMGYLNLSNNNLSGRIPDSAHLDTFGESSFLGNPELCGKPLPTKCFASPPPSSGEKDVQGRAYRWWKSWKVGMGLGCGLGFGVLIGILGVCRNWRRRYFEFLDAFVKLLLGDASAPCAG, from the coding sequence ATGCCCACTCTGGTTGAATCTGAACAACGTTGCCTGAATTGGGAAGTGCAGTCTCTGCTGGCCTTTAAAAGTGGTTTAGATGATCCTGCTGGGCGTTTGGCTTCATGGAATGCTTCCTCAAGTTGTTGTGAATGGAGTGGGGTGTTATGCAGCACACAGACGGGCCATGTGATTGCTGTTGATATACACAATTCTGGCAGTACAGGTGATCCTCAGAGCTTAACTGGTTTCTTTCATCCTGCACTATTTGAGCTAAGGGATTTGGAGTATTTGGATGTTAGTTCCAACAATTTTACAGACCACTCAATTCCACTGGAGTTGGGTATGCTGAAAAAGTTAAGATATCTTAATTTGTCGACAGCAGGATTCGCAGGCAGCCTTCCATGGCAGCTGGGGAATCTGTCAAGCTTGAGAGTATTGGATctcacttcttcttcttcctctaccTTGTCAAGTTCTGATATCTCATGGCTTTCAAATTTGACGGCTTTGCAAGATCTGTCTTTTGACTACATTGATCTGTCGGCAATAAAGAAAGACTCGTGGGCATTATCAGTAAGTCATCTTTCTCATCTCAAAAATCTCACGATGTCAGACTGTGGGCTCACAGGTGCGGTTCCTGCTCCTCTGCAGAATCTTACATCCTTGGAAATTCTGCATCTGGACGGTAACTTGTTTTATTCTGAGTTTCCCAGTTGGGTAACAAATATGACTAGCTTAGTCTCTCTGCAAATGACCGGTTCACATCTCAATGGTTCTCTTCCATTTGAGCTCTCAAATCTCCCTCATATAAAAAATGTTTATTTAGGATCTAATGAAATATCTGCCAACGTTTCTCAGATTTTTGCAGGGCAGTGGAAAAGCCTTATCCTTTTCCAGATGCCAAGCAATGACTTGCAGGGCTCCATTCCATCCTCCATCGACAACATTTCTTCGCTGGTTCATCTAGATCTCAAAGATAACTCTTTGAAGGGAGAAATTCCAAACTCACTGGGGCTACTTCCCTCGCTCAGAAAACTGGATCTCAGCTACAACAGCTTAACAGGGCCGATTCCAATTTCTTTAGGGCAATTGTCTAAATTGACCTTTATCTCTCTCACCAATAACGACCTCAGTGGAGAAATCACAGAGTCTCACTTCAGCAGCATGAGGAGCCTCAAATATCTTGACCTATCTAATAATGAATTATCCCTCAACGCTATAATCTCAAACTGGACTCCTCCATTCCAGTTACAGGTGATGAGATTATCTCACTGCAAGTTAGACGGCGCATTTCCTCCCTTTCTGCAAAATCAACATAGTACGCAGGAACTGAATCTCTCCAACAATACCCTCAGGGGACACATCCCTTCCTGGCTGTGGAATCTTCCGTTGCTGGAGGAGATAGTTTTGGCGCATAATGAATTGGACGGCCTAATACCCCCTGAGCTTTATAACGTGTCTTCGCTGAAACATGTTGATCTACGGGATAATCGGTTGCAGGGGAATCTGCCGATTCCTCCATCTTCTGCTGCAGGCTTTCCTCCGGCACTTGATCTCTCCATCAACAACATAATGGGTACAATCGCCACACAAATCTGCGCCATGCTGCGTTCTTCACGCTTCTTATCATTGGCATCCAATAAACTTGAAGGCCAAGTTCCTCCTTGCATTTGCGAGACAGAGCAGTCTTTGGAGGTCCTAGATCTTTCCGACAATAAACTTTCTGGCAAGTTGCCGTCTACCGTTGGGAATTGCTCTTTGTTAAGAGTACTGAATGTGGGAAATAATGAACTACAAGGAGAGATACCATCGGAGCTGGGAAAACTGATGCAACTCCAGGTACTGCACATGAATGACAATAGTCTGGTGGGTCAGATTCCTTTGTCTCTACAGAACTGCAGCAACATTGAAATTCTGGATTTGAGCAGCAATTCTATATCCGGGTCAGTTCCCCAGTGGATAGGAAGCCTTTCAAAGCTCAGGATACTAGTTCTCAGGTCTAATGATTTGCAGGGTGAGATACCGATCCAGGTATGCTACTTACAGAATCTACAAATTCTTGACTTGGCAATGAACAGGCTGCAGGGTACCATACCTGCTCATCTTTCAAACTTGACTGCAATAAAGAGTGGCAACCTTAGCTCCTCCGTACCCACCGTGCTCAGATATGGAGAGTACTACAAAGAAGAGGTTTATCTCATGGTGAAGGGTGCAGAGAGGGCGTATAAGTACATCCTTTCCACTGTGACTTCCATAGATCTATCTACAAACAGTTTGAGTGGTGAGATACCAGGTGCTTTAGGAGACCTCCAAAGTTTACAGAATCTAAATCTTTCTTGCAATCAATTCAGCGGAATTATTCCAGACGAAATTGGGAATTTAGTGAACTTGGAAGCGTTGGATGTGTCCTCTAATCGGATGAGCGGAAGAATACCTGTAACACTCTCACAACTTAGCTTCATGGGCTATTTGAATCTCTCCAACAACAACTTGTCGGGAAGGATTCCTGATTCGGCCCATTTGGACACCTTTGGGGAATCTTCATTCCTGGGAAATCCAGAGCTGTGCGGCAAGCCACTGCCCACAAAATGTTTTGCTTCTCCTCCACCTTCTTCAGGAGAAAAAGATGTTCAGGGCAGAGCATATCGCTGGTGGAAATCGTGGAAGGTGGGAATGGGATTAGGATGCGGATTAGGTTTTGGAGTCCTAATCGGAATCCTCGGTGTGTGCAGGAACTGGAGAAGAAGATATTTTGAGTTTCTTGATGCTTTCGTCAAATTGTTGTTAGGAGATGCAAGTGCTCCCTGTGCCGGGTGA